One genomic segment of Culturomica massiliensis includes these proteins:
- a CDS encoding DUF6088 family protein, with translation MGANSSYKAMYDIVEQAKDGTIFIPDDFTMCGTPDAVRSGLSRLCRNGKLYRFAKGIYYVPLYDKWDGTLREPSLDDIVLKIAQRDCARIIPTGAYALNRLGLSTQVPANIVYITDGSARQIKFGEGKSITFRHSNDLGNFAYHSKLMQLAVLAMREIGEKSITETQKGKIKSMITEHVSEQDFKHDIILAPTWVKMILQR, from the coding sequence ATGGGTGCAAACAGCTCTTACAAGGCAATGTATGATATTGTGGAACAAGCTAAGGATGGAACAATTTTCATTCCAGATGATTTCACGATGTGTGGCACTCCCGATGCAGTTCGTTCGGGGTTAAGCCGCTTATGCCGAAATGGAAAATTGTACCGCTTTGCAAAAGGCATTTATTATGTTCCGCTATATGACAAGTGGGATGGGACATTGCGTGAACCGTCACTGGATGACATTGTCCTAAAAATTGCGCAAAGAGACTGTGCGCGTATCATTCCGACAGGAGCGTATGCGCTTAACAGGCTGGGGCTATCCACACAAGTACCGGCCAACATTGTTTACATAACAGATGGTTCTGCACGGCAGATTAAGTTTGGCGAGGGGAAGAGCATTACATTTCGCCATAGTAATGATTTGGGTAATTTTGCCTATCACTCCAAACTGATGCAACTGGCCGTACTTGCTATGCGGGAGATTGGCGAGAAGTCAATAACGGAAACACAAAAGGGAAAAATCAAGAGTATGATAACAGAACATGTTTCGGAACAAGACTTCAAACATGATATAATACTTGCTCCAACATGGGTAAAAATGATATTGCAGCGGTGA
- a CDS encoding nucleotidyl transferase AbiEii/AbiGii toxin family protein has protein sequence MKFVDLSQEDRVDILDRVSAELNIRQREVIEKDWWVTAVLRAMFSLPYAGHLSFKGGTSLSKCWHLIDRFSEDIDIAIDREYLGFGGVLSKTQISDKLRRAACTFVRETMQHDLAGQLYKSGISKEKFKVNVDTTPVTTTDPEVIGINYDSVLSFSIGGKDGQYILPKVKVEVSGRSMSEPVSEVALDSMIDQVYPKAPFAEPEFMVRAVLPERTFLEKVFLLHEEFARPEELIRVERMSRHMYDIGQMLKTPIAGRAINDVELYRQVVAHRRAFIGLRGFDYDTLYPATLNIVPPASVLEQWRADYENMRLHMIYGDSVSFEELVNDLNDLNDWIKESHITSQIR, from the coding sequence GTGAAATTTGTAGACTTGTCACAAGAAGACCGCGTGGATATACTTGATCGTGTTTCCGCAGAATTGAACATACGGCAACGTGAGGTCATAGAAAAGGATTGGTGGGTAACGGCTGTCCTCCGTGCCATGTTTAGTTTGCCGTATGCCGGTCATCTGTCTTTCAAGGGAGGTACATCGTTGAGCAAGTGCTGGCATTTGATAGATCGCTTTTCGGAAGATATAGACATTGCCATTGACCGGGAGTATCTTGGTTTCGGTGGAGTATTGTCGAAAACACAAATCAGCGACAAATTGCGCCGTGCTGCCTGTACCTTTGTAAGAGAGACCATGCAACACGATTTGGCGGGACAATTGTACAAGAGTGGCATCTCAAAAGAAAAGTTCAAGGTAAATGTTGATACAACCCCTGTCACCACAACTGACCCCGAGGTTATAGGCATTAACTATGACTCAGTTTTATCCTTTTCCATAGGTGGAAAGGATGGGCAGTATATCCTGCCTAAAGTGAAAGTGGAAGTAAGTGGCAGGTCTATGAGTGAACCTGTAAGCGAGGTGGCTCTTGATTCAATGATAGACCAGGTGTATCCGAAGGCGCCTTTTGCAGAACCTGAGTTCATGGTACGTGCCGTTCTTCCTGAACGTACCTTTCTTGAAAAGGTATTCCTGCTGCATGAGGAGTTTGCCAGGCCAGAGGAATTAATTCGTGTGGAACGTATGTCGCGACATATGTACGACATCGGGCAGATGTTGAAAACTCCAATAGCCGGGCGTGCCATAAACGATGTAGAACTTTACCGTCAGGTAGTAGCGCATCGCCGTGCATTCATCGGCTTACGTGGTTTCGACTATGATACGCTTTATCCGGCTACGCTCAACATCGTTCCTCCGGCTTCTGTTTTAGAGCAGTGGAGAGCCGACTATGAGAATATGCGTCTGCACATGATATATGGTGATTCTGTTTCATTTGAAGAGTTGGTAAACGATCTTAATGATTTGAATGATTGGATAAAAGAGTCACACATAACTTCGCAAATTAGATAA
- the tsaA gene encoding tRNA (N6-threonylcarbamoyladenosine(37)-N6)-methyltransferase TrmO translates to MIVLEPIGFVHNACTTSQTPEVIKQEVSEIEILPEYAEGLQDIEQAEYIDLVFTFHHEKRTELTTRIRTGETKGIFASRSPRRPNHIGITTVKLVQREGNKLYVKGADALDGSPVIDIKYCDTSVFDQQSIHQTIQADSPRIDIVRNILANNTKELLLKAAQLHGHICPGLALGVLGATRVMQCLYNNQEDPGDYTLTAEMQNCPVDGVLFVTGCTPGTRRYLQGPPENMCFYLKNKAGKGWKVSFKPNNREYMSEHLPANLSPIEKGFATLQLSPDELFTIEELD, encoded by the coding sequence ATGATCGTATTAGAACCCATCGGTTTCGTACACAACGCATGTACCACCAGCCAGACTCCTGAAGTCATCAAACAAGAAGTATCGGAAATAGAAATTCTCCCGGAATATGCGGAAGGTTTACAGGACATCGAGCAGGCCGAATATATCGACCTGGTCTTCACTTTCCACCATGAAAAACGGACCGAGCTCACCACCAGAATACGGACCGGTGAAACCAAAGGCATCTTTGCCTCCCGTTCCCCCAGACGTCCCAACCACATAGGCATCACCACGGTCAAACTGGTTCAGCGGGAAGGCAATAAACTGTACGTTAAAGGCGCCGACGCATTAGACGGTTCCCCGGTCATAGATATAAAATATTGCGACACCTCCGTCTTCGATCAGCAAAGTATACACCAAACCATCCAGGCCGATTCGCCCCGGATCGATATTGTCCGTAACATTCTGGCAAACAACACCAAAGAACTTCTGCTAAAAGCAGCACAACTACACGGCCACATCTGTCCGGGTCTGGCCCTGGGCGTGCTGGGGGCAACCCGGGTTATGCAATGCCTGTACAACAATCAGGAAGATCCCGGAGATTATACCCTTACCGCAGAAATGCAAAATTGCCCGGTCGACGGTGTTCTGTTCGTCACCGGCTGCACCCCGGGCACCCGTCGCTACCTGCAAGGCCCACCCGAAAATATGTGTTTTTACCTCAAAAATAAAGCCGGCAAAGGCTGGAAAGTCAGCTTCAAACCGAACAACCGGGAATACATGAGCGAGCACCTCCCCGCCAACCTATCCCCCATTGAAAAAGGCTTCGCCACCCTACAACTATCCCCGGACGAATTATTCACCATCGAAGAACTGGATTAA
- a CDS encoding ABC transporter ATP-binding protein, whose protein sequence is MMHLKVDDISFSYTGFKALKHISFEVQSGDMLAIIGQNGSGKSTLLKCLNRILKINEGLISIGHIPLKEYSPKRLSRTVAYIPQSEEIVGGISVFDTVLLGRKPYIHSKPTTADMELVAGLLTRLELEAVAMRHLNTLSGGQQQRVYIARALAQQPSILLLDEPIANLDINHQMKVMKLLQQLAGEGMTIIITIHDINMAARFCNKALMLKQGNVFASGLQSVYTPENIENLYDIQVDVLHHKNCICIIPQ, encoded by the coding sequence ATGATGCACCTTAAAGTCGACGACATATCGTTCAGCTACACCGGCTTCAAAGCCCTGAAACACATCTCCTTCGAAGTCCAATCGGGAGATATGCTGGCCATTATCGGACAAAACGGTTCCGGCAAAAGCACCCTGCTGAAATGCCTCAACCGCATACTGAAAATCAATGAGGGCCTGATTTCCATCGGACATATTCCGCTGAAAGAGTATTCTCCGAAAAGATTATCGCGCACCGTCGCCTACATCCCGCAATCTGAAGAAATTGTCGGCGGCATCAGCGTATTCGATACCGTATTACTCGGACGCAAACCCTACATCCACAGCAAACCGACAACGGCCGATATGGAACTGGTAGCCGGCTTGCTTACCCGGCTTGAACTGGAGGCTGTTGCCATGCGCCACCTCAACACCCTCAGCGGCGGTCAGCAGCAACGCGTTTACATCGCTCGCGCCCTGGCACAACAACCGTCCATATTATTGCTGGACGAACCCATCGCCAACCTGGACATCAACCACCAGATGAAAGTGATGAAACTCTTACAACAACTGGCAGGGGAAGGCATGACGATTATCATCACCATACACGATATCAATATGGCCGCCCGCTTCTGTAACAAAGCCCTGATGCTGAAACAAGGCAACGTATTTGCATCGGGACTCCAATCCGTCTACACCCCCGAAAACATCGAAAACCTATACGACATTCAGGTAGATGTATTACACCACAAAAACTGTATCTGTATCATCCCTCAATAA
- a CDS encoding FecCD family ABC transporter permease: MDNEILIQYKKYRIRNARFIVILLVLLAAIALIALIAGSHQIGWSDLWALVRGEGIEMNRQIILNIRLPRILATIVTGIILSISGAIMQILLRNPLASPYTLGISNAAAFGASFGIVFLGAGTGIARSSDLFMITNPYIVTISAFLGSLLGLAIILLIIKIRQASVETIILSGVIINSLFGAGIAVMQYVANNVQLASIVFWNFGDLGRSDWSKLVFLIIVLLPALIYFYYKRWDYKVLGSGDDYAQSMGVRPQRIRVVGLVVTSLITAVAVSFFGVIAFVGLVVPHIVRKFIGDNEEFLITGSAVFGGMFLLLCDTVARTVISPVILPVGILTSFLGVPLFLFLLTRKKV; encoded by the coding sequence ATGGACAATGAAATTTTAATACAATACAAAAAATACCGGATCCGCAACGCACGCTTTATCGTTATCCTGCTGGTGCTGCTGGCCGCCATCGCCCTGATCGCCCTGATCGCCGGCTCTCACCAGATCGGCTGGTCCGATTTATGGGCCTTGGTAAGAGGCGAAGGTATCGAAATGAACCGGCAGATCATTCTCAACATCCGCCTCCCCAGAATCCTGGCGACAATTGTCACCGGCATCATCCTGTCCATATCCGGAGCAATCATGCAGATTCTGTTACGCAACCCCCTGGCCTCTCCTTACACTCTGGGAATATCCAATGCCGCCGCTTTCGGAGCCTCCTTCGGAATTGTTTTTCTGGGGGCCGGAACGGGCATCGCCCGTTCATCCGACCTCTTTATGATCACCAATCCCTACATTGTCACAATCTCCGCTTTTCTGGGAAGCCTGCTGGGATTGGCCATAATCCTGCTCATCATCAAAATCAGACAAGCCTCCGTCGAAACGATCATCCTTTCGGGAGTCATCATCAATTCGCTTTTCGGCGCCGGTATTGCCGTCATGCAATATGTTGCCAACAACGTTCAACTGGCCTCCATCGTCTTCTGGAACTTCGGCGACCTGGGACGCAGCGATTGGAGCAAACTGGTTTTCCTGATCATCGTCCTGCTACCCGCCCTGATTTATTTCTATTACAAGCGATGGGACTATAAAGTGCTGGGCTCCGGCGACGATTATGCCCAAAGCATGGGCGTCCGTCCGCAACGCATTCGCGTCGTCGGTCTGGTCGTTACCTCGCTGATTACAGCCGTTGCCGTCTCTTTTTTCGGCGTTATCGCTTTTGTCGGACTTGTGGTTCCACACATCGTCCGTAAATTTATCGGCGACAACGAAGAATTTCTGATCACCGGATCGGCCGTATTCGGCGGTATGTTCCTGCTCCTTTGCGACACGGTAGCCCGGACGGTCATCTCCCCCGTTATTCTTCCCGTAGGCATATTGACCTCATTCCTGGGAGTACCTTTATTCCTGTTCCTTTTAACCCGAAAAAAAGTATGA
- a CDS encoding ABC transporter substrate-binding protein encodes MKIYCYILCVLLCGSCGTRPDKHPNTGRVITDALQREVVLPDSIQRIVCIRASAIRLVTYAGGAPFICGVEEQETRDNCFTHLFAHPELRQKPIIGPSMGGDPELIMAARPDVIFMSTTTAGDADALQQRTGIPVFTIEYGDIGRNRQTFYNSLRSIGEVLGTTRQVDSLIRYTDRQIAELGQRAQSSGKSPRIYVGGISYKGQKGITSTDPYYAAFDFLKTDNVASVIDSAYISPITGTYIDWEQLADWNPQVIFVDTDGWPLVQEDFKTRKSLNRLLTAYRDRQIYTLWPYNNNHTNFEVMLINAWNAGKVLFPEQFTDIDVTDKANEILTMFVGSPVADSLVRNWGDYRNVFGTEKNTLNDMTDL; translated from the coding sequence ATGAAAATATACTGTTACATTCTTTGCGTACTGCTTTGCGGTTCCTGCGGTACACGGCCCGATAAACACCCAAATACCGGCCGGGTCATTACCGATGCACTGCAAAGGGAAGTTGTCCTGCCCGATTCCATTCAAAGAATCGTCTGTATCCGGGCTTCGGCGATCCGTCTGGTCACCTATGCCGGAGGAGCCCCTTTTATCTGTGGAGTTGAAGAGCAGGAAACCCGGGACAACTGCTTCACCCACCTGTTCGCCCACCCGGAATTGAGACAAAAACCGATCATCGGCCCATCTATGGGAGGCGATCCGGAACTGATTATGGCCGCCCGGCCGGATGTAATCTTTATGTCGACCACAACGGCCGGAGATGCCGATGCCTTACAGCAACGTACCGGAATACCTGTATTTACGATAGAGTACGGAGACATCGGCCGCAACCGGCAAACATTTTACAACTCTTTGCGCTCCATAGGCGAAGTGTTGGGCACCACCCGGCAAGTAGACAGCCTGATCCGCTATACCGATCGTCAGATTGCCGAACTGGGGCAACGGGCACAATCTTCCGGCAAATCCCCCCGTATTTATGTCGGAGGCATTTCCTACAAAGGACAAAAAGGCATTACGTCCACCGATCCTTACTATGCCGCATTCGATTTTTTAAAAACCGATAATGTAGCCTCCGTAATCGACTCAGCCTACATATCTCCCATCACAGGAACGTATATCGACTGGGAACAGCTGGCAGACTGGAATCCGCAGGTAATTTTCGTCGATACCGACGGCTGGCCGCTCGTGCAGGAAGACTTTAAAACACGTAAAAGCCTGAACCGGTTGTTAACGGCTTACCGGGACCGGCAAATCTATACCCTGTGGCCGTACAACAACAACCACACCAACTTCGAGGTAATGCTCATCAATGCCTGGAATGCCGGTAAAGTGCTTTTTCCGGAACAATTTACCGATATTGACGTAACAGACAAAGCAAACGAAATTCTGACCATGTTCGTCGGTAGCCCCGTAGCAGACAGCCTTGTCCGGAATTGGGGCGACTACCGAAACGTATTCGGTACAGAAAAGAACACGTTGAATGATATGACAGATCTTTGA
- a CDS encoding TonB-dependent receptor yields MQLKYSLITTLSALLLSGLYLGTYARTETVDTTLVLHEVVVTGSRTERPVTQSPGSISIVSPVLLRNTPAQSVDDILTMISGVNTTRSDGISNMHTNVSIRGLAGDEQGRTLVLFDGIPINTSDEGGVNWNSLHMDNIQRIEVFKGPGSSLYGNNAMGGVINIISKKPFSPFSVNASGSYGSLNTWKTNLGISSRVNDKFSVFLSGYYNKSDGFNNVPDSLRTNPDYSVARFVKEGGLYAKILYSPTALFNIDLAYDLYKDKRGEGEKIQAPDGEYRHFNHHRVQGRFYGEKGKFSYNAALYFQRQDYFKLDERMKNSDYQRFDVKSHRDDWGAIMHLRLSGKFNDLVIGSEFKNGSIDGGDHYVTSPDKVLNRGTIRIISVFAQDELSLLNKKIWLQMALRYDNAYFHKGWFEAIGENVSDFNTYNGKLKNNRWEHFSPRIALRYNPTETISAYISYSQGFRASILDDLCRSGWMWVGPKIANPDLGPEQIDNYEIGGTFRLTGTLSFSPSFYYAKGKDFLYYVATGEKMWGKRDIFQRRNISKVDVKGIEADLNYTPVNNLKINLNYSYNDAKIKDFKEQPELNDKLLTYAPKHQVKGYILWTGGIVDAMFRGRYKSKQYTSEDNSTAIKGFAIWDAQLSKWLFRHRLYVSGEIINIFNNRHMNTKEYMSAGRLMNIKLAVNINR; encoded by the coding sequence ATGCAACTAAAATACAGCCTTATAACAACTCTATCTGCCCTGCTTTTATCAGGACTCTATCTTGGGACATACGCCCGCACCGAAACGGTCGATACAACCCTGGTCCTGCATGAAGTCGTCGTAACGGGTTCCCGCACAGAACGTCCGGTGACCCAAAGTCCGGGAAGTATCAGTATCGTCAGCCCTGTACTTCTCCGGAATACGCCGGCACAAAGTGTCGACGACATCCTGACGATGATCTCCGGTGTCAATACCACCCGTTCGGACGGTATCAGTAATATGCACACCAATGTCAGTATCCGCGGACTTGCCGGAGACGAGCAAGGACGTACCTTAGTACTTTTCGACGGCATTCCGATCAATACGTCCGATGAAGGAGGCGTCAACTGGAACAGTCTCCACATGGACAACATCCAGCGGATCGAAGTATTCAAAGGTCCCGGCTCCTCGCTCTACGGCAATAACGCTATGGGAGGAGTCATCAACATCATCAGCAAAAAACCGTTCTCCCCGTTCTCTGTCAATGCCTCCGGGAGTTACGGCTCCCTGAACACCTGGAAAACCAATCTGGGTATTTCAAGCCGGGTCAATGACAAGTTTTCCGTTTTCCTTTCCGGCTATTACAACAAAAGCGACGGTTTTAACAATGTCCCCGACAGCCTGCGGACCAACCCGGACTACAGCGTAGCCCGCTTTGTAAAAGAAGGCGGCTTATACGCCAAAATCTTATACAGTCCTACCGCACTCTTCAACATCGATCTGGCCTATGACCTTTACAAAGACAAACGGGGAGAAGGTGAAAAAATCCAAGCTCCGGACGGGGAATACCGTCACTTCAACCACCACAGGGTACAAGGCCGCTTCTACGGTGAAAAAGGTAAATTTTCCTACAACGCAGCTCTTTACTTCCAACGCCAGGACTATTTCAAACTCGACGAACGGATGAAAAACTCGGATTACCAGCGATTCGATGTCAAATCCCACCGTGACGACTGGGGTGCCATCATGCACCTCAGACTGTCCGGTAAATTCAACGACCTGGTCATAGGCAGCGAATTCAAAAACGGCAGCATCGACGGCGGTGACCATTATGTTACCTCTCCCGATAAGGTACTCAACCGGGGTACAATCCGTATCATCTCCGTATTTGCACAAGACGAACTGAGTCTTCTGAACAAGAAAATCTGGTTACAAATGGCTTTACGCTACGACAATGCTTATTTTCACAAAGGCTGGTTCGAGGCCATCGGCGAAAATGTCTCCGACTTTAACACCTACAACGGGAAATTGAAAAACAACCGTTGGGAACATTTCTCCCCCCGGATAGCCTTACGCTATAACCCAACCGAAACCATATCCGCTTACATTTCTTATTCCCAGGGATTCCGGGCTTCCATTTTGGACGATCTCTGCCGTTCGGGATGGATGTGGGTCGGCCCTAAAATTGCCAACCCCGACCTCGGACCCGAACAGATCGATAATTACGAAATCGGCGGAACCTTCCGGCTCACCGGCACCCTGTCCTTCTCCCCTTCATTTTATTACGCCAAAGGAAAAGATTTCCTGTATTATGTCGCCACCGGAGAAAAAATGTGGGGCAAACGGGACATTTTCCAACGCCGGAATATCTCCAAAGTGGATGTCAAGGGAATAGAAGCCGACTTAAACTACACTCCTGTCAACAACCTGAAAATCAACCTCAATTATTCATACAACGACGCTAAAATCAAAGATTTCAAAGAGCAGCCCGAATTAAACGACAAACTGTTGACATATGCCCCTAAACACCAGGTCAAAGGCTATATTCTCTGGACGGGCGGTATTGTCGATGCCATGTTTCGCGGACGCTATAAATCCAAACAATATACCTCCGAAGACAACTCCACTGCCATTAAGGGATTTGCGATATGGGATGCCCAGCTATCCAAATGGCTTTTCCGCCACCGTCTGTACGTCAGCGGGGAGATCATCAATATATTCAACAACCGGCACATGAACACCAAAGAGTATATGTCTGCCGGCAGACTGATGAATATCAAGCTGGCTGTCAATATAAACCGGTAA
- a CDS encoding nucleoside hydrolase yields MRHKLFLLGIILSLTLTAFAHSGKPRMYAIVDTDCAADDLRTLCMLLGDHDIEILAITTSEGALTPQQGYRKVKALLNDFYHQGIPVAPGREVHAPAPEWRHIARAIPWGDSVPADMPELTAEELLIRTIGNEKKPVTLICLGALTNISDALTTDPRLKEKIERLVWYNSGASPISGINYETDPEAARKVMDSGINMLLVSSADQASAPVDRQFLTELGYLQNSRYAQKVAETHAIPPLRELIRDEHLRIWDELTVLALNSPQLFNKDSLSPAIEWYSIDVPRKIRPIEQQILAVYQGPENTEGKVFYHFPLDEGYYIRDIMPIIGRAVQRYGLSEFRAAVLTNELHGHLGIFATVGVKMGIRAREYFDIGVDDMHVTTYAGNRPPVSCLNDGLQVSTGGTLGHGLITVAEVKAGDTRPEATFTFKNKKVTLRLKPEYERRVREDLKKGVETYGADTEANWQYVRALAIQYWLDWDRHEIFDIL; encoded by the coding sequence ATGAGACATAAGCTATTTTTATTGGGAATCATCTTATCACTCACGCTTACCGCATTCGCCCATTCCGGGAAACCCCGTATGTACGCAATTGTCGATACCGACTGTGCTGCCGATGATTTACGTACCCTCTGCATGTTGCTGGGGGACCATGACATCGAAATACTGGCGATCACCACCTCGGAAGGTGCCCTTACACCGCAACAGGGATACCGGAAAGTAAAAGCCCTCCTGAATGATTTTTACCATCAGGGAATTCCGGTCGCCCCAGGCAGGGAAGTACATGCCCCTGCTCCCGAATGGCGGCATATTGCCCGGGCAATTCCGTGGGGAGACAGTGTGCCCGCCGATATGCCCGAACTGACAGCCGAAGAATTGCTGATAAGAACCATCGGGAACGAAAAGAAACCGGTAACCCTGATATGCCTAGGGGCACTGACGAATATCAGTGACGCCCTGACAACCGATCCCCGTCTGAAAGAAAAAATCGAACGCCTGGTTTGGTATAACAGCGGCGCCAGTCCCATAAGCGGAATAAATTATGAAACGGACCCGGAAGCTGCCCGGAAAGTCATGGACAGCGGGATCAACATGCTGCTCGTCTCCTCTGCCGATCAGGCATCGGCGCCGGTAGACAGGCAATTCCTCACCGAGCTGGGTTATCTCCAAAATTCCCGGTATGCTCAGAAAGTCGCCGAAACACACGCCATTCCTCCGCTCCGGGAATTAATACGGGACGAACACCTCCGCATCTGGGACGAACTGACCGTACTGGCACTCAATTCACCGCAACTTTTCAACAAAGACAGCCTTTCTCCCGCAATCGAATGGTACAGCATAGACGTTCCCCGGAAAATACGCCCCATCGAACAGCAAATACTGGCTGTTTATCAGGGACCAGAAAACACCGAAGGAAAAGTATTCTACCATTTCCCCCTCGATGAAGGTTATTATATCCGCGACATTATGCCGATTATCGGACGGGCCGTTCAACGTTACGGATTAAGTGAATTCCGGGCTGCCGTTCTGACCAACGAATTACACGGACATCTCGGTATATTCGCCACCGTCGGCGTGAAAATGGGAATTCGGGCCCGGGAATATTTCGATATCGGCGTCGACGACATGCACGTCACCACTTATGCCGGTAACCGGCCCCCGGTAAGTTGCCTCAATGACGGCCTGCAAGTCAGTACCGGAGGCACTCTCGGACACGGACTGATTACAGTTGCCGAAGTAAAAGCCGGCGACACACGACCGGAGGCCACCTTTACATTCAAGAATAAAAAAGTCACCCTCCGGCTGAAACCCGAATACGAACGCCGTGTACGGGAAGACCTGAAAAAAGGGGTCGAAACCTACGGAGCGGATACAGAAGCCAATTGGCAATATGTCCGTGCTCTGGCCATACAATACTGGCTCGACTGGGACCGCCACGAGATTTTCGATATCCTTTGA